From bacterium:
CTAGAGCACCGCGAGCTTGTAAATAAGGTAAAATCTGCAACCGAAGCTGCGGAAAAAGCTAAATCTGCCGCTGATGATGCTACAAAATCTGCTGACGAAGCGACCAAAGCCGCAGAAGCTGCTGCGATTGAAGCAAACGCAGCACGACAAGAATCTGCGCTCTTACGTCACAGGCTAAGAAAAGCTCAGGATAAGTCTGTGCCGGTTGCCCAACCCGGAACACAAGTCGACACCACTACGGTTGTAATCGGGAAGTAGTCCTGAGCAAATCAAATTTTTTCTTAGCCTCGCGATAACGCAGGTCTAAACGTGCCGCTGCTGATAGTTTTTGTTCTTCGCTTTGAGCTCGACGGTAGTCTTTAGCCTCGACAGCGCTTGCAAACAATCCAATTTGCGAGGCGAGCATTTGCGGATCGAGTTGAAGAGCTTGGTGAAAAAATACATCTGCTGCCTGATACTGTTTAAGCCCTAATTTTGCCCAGCCAAGGCCATCCACCGCAAGTGCAGAGTTGGGATTTTTGGCAGTAAGTCGTGCATATATATTTTGCGCATCGCCGTAACGCCCAGATAATTGATAACTGCGAGCAAGTAACAATACTACTTGAGCGTTGCCCGGATAAATCTCTAGAGCTTTTTCAAAGCGGATCACCGCACGTTCATACTGAGCTGCCTTAAAGTAGACACTCCCCAAATTGGCCTGCACTTTACTGCTCTCCGGCGTAAGTTCAAGCTGCCTTTCCCAGAAATGCTGATCACTGGTCCAGCTCGGCAAGGTTCGAGCAATCACAACAAAGTAAAGCATGCTAATCAGGCTTGTCAGTAGATGGATCGTTAACTTACGAGGGAAATTGGTGATGATTATTCCTGCCAATCCCGCCAAACCAACACTCGGCAAATAGATCAGGCGCTCCGCATAAATTACCCCGATCGGAAAGAGCAGATTACAGGTTAAAATAAAACTAAGCAAAAACCATGCGGCAAAAAAACCATAACTACGCGCACGCAACATCCCAATCACAGCACTCAGAAAAATTACGAGAAATAATCCAGCGCAGATTAAAATTTCTGCAACGGGCATTTGCGTAAACGGCACTAATGCTGCAAACGAATAGTCGGCTCGCGGCGGAAAGGGGAAAAGAAATAACGCAAAATACTTGCCAAGTAGCAAGCAGGCATAGAGCACCCGCTCCAACCCAGCTGAAAACAATAGAAAGTTCTCAACATAACTAATTGTATGATCAAGTTGAATCACTCCGGATAGCGTTTCGATACGCAGTGTCAGATAGAGGCCAAAGGGAATTAAAATCAAACACAACCAGAAAGCTGTAAGCTTGAGAAAATGACTAGTTTTTTGATAGCGCCACCACAGACAGAGCGGCATTAATAAGAGCAACACACAGGCATTTTCTTTAGAAAAGAAGGCAAGGCTGGCTGAGAAAATTGCTAATAGCGCCGAGCGCATAGTAGGCAGTTGAGTTTTCTGGGCACTCGGGCTTGTCACCGCAAGCGAAGCAGAAAGCGCAACTGTTAGTGTAGCTAGCACGCCTAGCGTAGCCAGTGATTCAGCACGAAATGCAACATTTGCAATCACCTCTAAATGCGCTGGATGCAAGGCAAACAAAACTGCCACAATCAATGCAGTCAAACGCTGTTGCAGTAGAGTCATCAGCTCATAGACAAGTAGGGATACAAACATATGCAGCAAAATATTAAGCAAGTGATATGTGCCGGGACTAAAGCCCGAAAGTAGATAATTCAGCTGAAATGAAAGTGTTAAGACTGGTCGATATAAATTTCCTGGCCAGGTTGGAGAGAGCAAGGTCGAGAGTAAATCAAAATTCCTGCCGATTAACTGATTTTTAAGGATATGCTGGGCATCGTCATAAACATAGCCATAAAAAAGAGCAGGAAGAAAGGGCACTACGGCACAAAGAGCAATAATTAACTGCTGGCACCAAACGTTTAAACTTTTCTCTGTTTCGTTTTGCATGACCTATGTGCTTATCAACCAGCAAGTTTACTAATGATTCCAGCCTGCTTAACTGTAACCGGTTGAACACTCAAACGACTCCCACGCTGGAGTAGGAGCATTTCTTTTAAGCCCGCTTGCTTACGCAACTCTGGAAGTCCAATAAAATTGGGAAATTTTGCCTGAAAAGAAAACTCTGGAGCAAACCAACGTGGATTTTCACGTGTTGCTTTAGCATCAAAATATTCTCCTTCCAGCTCAAACTGCGTGGGGTCAGGAATTGCTGACTTTGACACTCGAGCTAGTCCTGCAATGCCCGAAGGCTCTGCATTCGAATGGTAAATAAAAACCTGGTCACCGAGCTGCATTGCTTTGAGGTAATTGCGGGCTTGGTAGTTTCGAACGCAATCCCAAAGTGTTTTTTTCTTAGCTTGCAAATCATCAATCGAAAAAACAGCTGGCTCCGTCTTTGCCAACCAATATTGACCGGCCATTACTCCTCCACTCTACTTAACTAATTCTTTTGCTGCTAAATTCAATTGTGCGGGGTTCAAACTCCAACGCTTGTTTGCGCTGATGAAAACATCTCCGGCCTCAGTGCGCATCATTTTATAGAGGTCCATTAGACCGCCAACCCCGTAGCGTTTTTCAATGACTTTGAAGTACATGCTCGCCCGACCATAATCATAGGGGCTACCTGAAAAATTAAAATGGTCAGGGCTGGCTTTAAAAGATTCGGCCGCCATTTGCTTGTAGAACCCCTCTACTTCCCTACTACTCACTGCCGCTGACTCCCGGCTGGCATATTGCTCAAACCAGGAGGCAAAACCTTCGGCTTGTAGTGAATGCGGGCTCTGATGTCCGAGTAATTGATATTCGAGAGCATGCCCAACTTCATGAATTAAAATTCGCTCCAGCAAAGCATCGCTTTCCTGCTCGCTCAAGCGCTTACTGGAGTTACTTTCATTGCCGCAACCTGCAGAGACGCGCTCAGCAACAACATACACTTTATTCGGCGGGACCATCCAACCGGGATGGCAATTTGTCACAAGTGAAATTGGAATTTGCTCCAGCGGAACTTTTTCCCCCATAAAGACGATATTCCATTCTTGCGAAAAGTTACGCAGCGAATCAGGAAAACCGGGAGTTTGTAAAGCTCGTGAGACCGAACGCATTGCTGCGATCACAGCTCGGTTCGGTGTGCGCCCAAATGTTGCCTCACTATCACGTTGCCAGCGTAAATTTACTCTGCCCAGTGAAGTTGAAAAGCTTTCATTACGGACTGTTCCCGATAAATTAACTTGACTCGGGTCAACCAGCTCTTGGTTCCGAATCGCCTCTCCACAGCGGGCCTGTTTGCGATATTTCACAGGAACTTGATTAATGCCTGGAGTCATAACAAGTTGCCCATCTTGCCCCTGATAAACACAGATCGCTTTATCTTTGGCATGGGCGTAATTAACACTCACAAGCACTGTGCAGATTAGTGCTTGTAGTTTGAGATTTAACCTTAAATTTATCTTTCTAAGCGCTGCCATTTATGTGCAATATATAAGCAAAAGTTATTAGTACGCGAGTAAGATTCTCAATGAGCGAACCTTTTTCTACAACGGCGACCCCTAAAAAGCGTAAACGTAAGAAGTTATTTAAGCAACCTGGAATTCCTGCAGGAACGCTGATCGCCAATCCCGAATCAATCTTCAGCTCAGTTAACTATCTAGTGGTAGAAAAATCTGGCACGATTAAAGAGTGTCGCGTGCGCGAACTATCTGAGATCCCTAAGATTCTTGCTGAGCATAGGTTTCTTTGGATTAATGTCGACGGCCTAGGCGACCCAGAGTTCGTGCGTAACTTAGGTCGTACGCTAAATTTACACGATCTCGCCCTCGAAGATGTTTTACATACAAATCAGCGCGCAAAGGTTGATCATTTCCTTGATCACTTTTTTATTGTTTGTCATTGGCCAACTTATAATGATCATTTCGAAACGGAGCAGCTAAGTATTTTTGTCGGGAAAAATTTTGTCGTTTCCTTTCAGGAACATGGTGGCGATGATTGTTTGAGGGGCATTCGCTCTAGGCTGCAATTAGAGTCAGCGCTAACTATAGATCTAGGTGCCGATTATCTCTCCTACGTTATTCTCGATACTGTTATCGATCACTACTTTCCCGTTTTAGAGTCAATTGGGGAAACTTTAGATAACTACGAAGAGACGATCATTTCTGAAGCAAACCAGCGTGAGTCAATTGCCAAATTGCATGATATCAAGCGTGACCTACTAGCACTACGACGCATTGTCTGGCCACACCGCGAGGCGCTGAATACCTATATCCGTGACAGCGGAACATTCATGACAGAGAATGTGCGCTTGCACTTGCGCGACTGCTACGATCACATTGTCCGCATTATGGATCACGTGGAACTTTATCGGGAACTCTCAACCGATCTAATGAACTTGCATTTATCTTTTGCAAGTAAGCAAATGAACGAGGTGATGAAAGTCCTGACTGTGATTTCTGTCATTTTCATGCCGCTTACTTTTATCGCTGGAATCTATGGCATGAATTTCGACCCCGAGGCCTCACCCTACAACATGCCAGAATTACGTTGGTATTACGGTTACTTTCTCGCCCTGTTCTTAATGATCGGGATCAGTGCGGCAATGCTTGTGTACTTCAAGAAGCGTCGTTGGATTTAAAAATCTTTCGTTAAGCTTTAAAACTTATGAAAAGTGAGCTACTAGGCTTTGCGAATTTCGTAGATGCGCATCGGCGGGATGTTACGAAATTCGTATTCCACATCAACCAATTGCAGATCTGGCTTGAGGCAAGCGCGTAGAAATTTATCTAAAGAAGCCGGCGGCGGGAAAACTTGATACGTCAAGAATGTGCCTGTGGCCGTCAAGGTCTCAGCGGTGTTACGTAAAATTCGATCCTTTACTTCAGGCGGAAGCATCGAAAATGGGATTCCAGAAACAATATAATCTGCGTTGGCTTTGCCAATTACTTCGGAAATATCCTCCGCACTACGATTGTGGATCTCAAACCTTGAGTCTACTAAGGAACGTTTTAAAATCTCGCAAAAGTTCGGATTTGTTTCGAAAGCAATCAATTTAGAATCCGTGGACAATTGGGAAAGGATTTGCCGCGTGATTACTCCCGTACCTGGTCCGTACTCCGCAATTGTAAGCTTGCGAGTGAAATCAATTTTCTTAAGCACTCGCTCAACGGTGAACTTAGAACTAGGAGTGATCGAAGCAACGTGCTTGTCTTTCACTAAATTTTTGATATAAGTTAATGTCTTCATGCTATGAGCACAGTTGTCTTCGGTGGAACTTTTGACCCTATTACACAAGGACATGTCCGTGCAATACGGACATTAAGCGAGTCATTTACCACGGTTATTATTGCTCTGACTTCACAAAACCCTTGGAAAAGTAGGCCGGCGACGGGTTTTAGATTGCGCTTACATATGATTAGAGAGACGCTCAATTACGAAAAAATTAAGCTTGGACAATCATATTCTGACCCCGGGATTTGTCTTTCTGACTATGGCTATGTGTATGCCAAAGACTTTGTTCTGCATTTACAAGCTAAATCAATTACCGAAGTTCATTGGGCAGTCGGATCGGACTGTGCAGCTGATGTTAAAAACTGGAAAGATTGGAGCGCGCTGAACATACCAATCTATGTGATTCAGCGCACTGAAGAATCTTCATCCAAAGTGCGCCAAGGTGCCGAAGCTC
This genomic window contains:
- a CDS encoding tetratricopeptide repeat protein — encoded protein: MQNETEKSLNVWCQQLIIALCAVVPFLPALFYGYVYDDAQHILKNQLIGRNFDLLSTLLSPTWPGNLYRPVLTLSFQLNYLLSGFSPGTYHLLNILLHMFVSLLVYELMTLLQQRLTALIVAVLFALHPAHLEVIANVAFRAESLATLGVLATLTVALSASLAVTSPSAQKTQLPTMRSALLAIFSASLAFFSKENACVLLLLMPLCLWWRYQKTSHFLKLTAFWLCLILIPFGLYLTLRIETLSGVIQLDHTISYVENFLLFSAGLERVLYACLLLGKYFALFLFPFPPRADYSFAALVPFTQMPVAEILICAGLFLVIFLSAVIGMLRARSYGFFAAWFLLSFILTCNLLFPIGVIYAERLIYLPSVGLAGLAGIIITNFPRKLTIHLLTSLISMLYFVVIARTLPSWTSDQHFWERQLELTPESSKVQANLGSVYFKAAQYERAVIRFEKALEIYPGNAQVVLLLARSYQLSGRYGDAQNIYARLTAKNPNSALAVDGLGWAKLGLKQYQAADVFFHQALQLDPQMLASQIGLFASAVEAKDYRRAQSEEQKLSAAARLDLRYREAKKKFDLLRTTSRLQP
- a CDS encoding EVE domain-containing protein, whose translation is MAGQYWLAKTEPAVFSIDDLQAKKKTLWDCVRNYQARNYLKAMQLGDQVFIYHSNAEPSGIAGLARVSKSAIPDPTQFELEGEYFDAKATRENPRWFAPEFSFQAKFPNFIGLPELRKQAGLKEMLLLQRGSRLSVQPVTVKQAGIISKLAG
- the corA gene encoding magnesium/cobalt transporter CorA encodes the protein MSEPFSTTATPKKRKRKKLFKQPGIPAGTLIANPESIFSSVNYLVVEKSGTIKECRVRELSEIPKILAEHRFLWINVDGLGDPEFVRNLGRTLNLHDLALEDVLHTNQRAKVDHFLDHFFIVCHWPTYNDHFETEQLSIFVGKNFVVSFQEHGGDDCLRGIRSRLQLESALTIDLGADYLSYVILDTVIDHYFPVLESIGETLDNYEETIISEANQRESIAKLHDIKRDLLALRRIVWPHREALNTYIRDSGTFMTENVRLHLRDCYDHIVRIMDHVELYRELSTDLMNLHLSFASKQMNEVMKVLTVISVIFMPLTFIAGIYGMNFDPEASPYNMPELRWYYGYFLALFLMIGISAAMLVYFKKRRWI
- a CDS encoding methyltransferase domain-containing protein: MKTLTYIKNLVKDKHVASITPSSKFTVERVLKKIDFTRKLTIAEYGPGTGVITRQILSQLSTDSKLIAFETNPNFCEILKRSLVDSRFEIHNRSAEDISEVIGKANADYIVSGIPFSMLPPEVKDRILRNTAETLTATGTFLTYQVFPPPASLDKFLRACLKPDLQLVDVEYEFRNIPPMRIYEIRKA
- a CDS encoding adenylyltransferase/cytidyltransferase family protein; translated protein: MSTVVFGGTFDPITQGHVRAIRTLSESFTTVIIALTSQNPWKSRPATGFRLRLHMIRETLNYEKIKLGQSYSDPGICLSDYGYVYAKDFVLHLQAKSITEVHWAVGSDCAADVKNWKDWSALNIPIYVIQRTEESSSKVRQGAEAPHPAIIATIAQHKLYR